ATGCCCATCGTGCAGGAGGGTCTGGGGGCAGCGAGCGCTTCCCGGGCTCACCCCCTGTCTCGGCTTCCAGAGGGCGGCCCCAAAAAGCTGCGTAGCAACATCCGGAGGAGCACGGAGACCGGCATCGCGGTCGAGATGAGGACCAGGGTCACCCGGCAAGGCAGCCGGGAGTCCACCGACGGCAGCACCAACAGCAACAGCTCCGACGGCACGTAAGGCGCCGCggggggctgggagctggggctgggcatCCTCCCTGCGCTCCCAGGGGATCTTGCTTGACACCCAGCAGCCCGATGCTCCACGAAAGCCCTTTGCTCTCCTTGCTCTCCCCGACGCAGGTTCATCTTCCCCACGACCCGGCTGGGTGCCGAGAGCCAGTTCAGTGACTTCCTCGACGGGCTGGGGCCGGGCCAGCTGGTGGGGCGGCAGACGCTGGCCACCCCGCCGATGGGTGAGTGCCGGCCGAGGGAGCTccctgcccggggaggggggtgcCGTCTCCAGCCCCGCAGAGCAAGGGCTGCGTCTTGCCTGGTGCGGGGCTAGGCAGTGCGAAAGGATGCTCCAGCgagagggaaggggctgggggagggggggaaagtGGCCGCCTGCTCCTCTACAGGGCACTGGCTCCGGGGGACAGGCTCGATTCCGGCAGCGTCCCTTGCTGCCGAGCACGTGCCGGGTCGGTGCATGGCTCGCAGGTGCTCTGGCCTTCTGCTGCTCCCGCTGCCGGCTCCGCGAGGGGAGGGAACGTCCCGTGCAGGGCTCAGGGCAGGGTACCCGCCgggggaagcagcagctctgccttttccCAAGGCCTcttctgcccctctgctgcACACCAGCTCCTCCGAGCATCCCGCTGCAGAGGCGCCGCAACAATGCCGcgttttgttccatttttcccttttacatcCAAAATGGCTGTAGAAAGTCACGCCCTAAGTCTGAattcccagccagcagcagcatgtcCCCGGCTGCTCCCAGGGCACACCAAGGTGTCTGCCCCGTGTCCTGCTGAGGGGCCGGAGCTGCCGGCAACGGGCAGAGCTGCCCCGGGGGGGGCCACAGTAACAAGGGTCCCTCATCCTGCCCCCCCCAGTCCCCACAGCACAGGGACCTGGTCCTGCTGGCCCCACATAAACCCCCAGTGcgagggaagggaagggaaaggggggcAGTTGGACCCCTCTGGTTTTGCCCACCTTCCCCAGGAGGGGACAAGGTTGGCTTCCCTTGGGGTGAGGTCCTGCAGTGCCCGCAGCACACCGAATCCCTACGGCTCCTGCCGTTCCCCCGCCGCAGCATCAGCTCGTTCCTCTCCCGCTGGCCGGTTCCTCGCACAGCCCCCGGCGCCGGCCCTGACTCGCTGTTGAAATGCCAAGTGTGTTTTGAGAACATCCAGGTTCATCTCGCTCCTATTAAACCCCGCTGGGACGTCAGCTCGccccttccccgtccccacTCCCCCCCTGCTGCCCGGGGCCACAAGGCAGCGAGCGATGGGGACCCGCCGACCAAGGGACATACATACGTACGAGCAGGACAGCGTAAGTGGGAGGACAACTTCACACCGAGCTCAAGAGGCGCCCGGCCACGTTTTCTCCTGCAGATGCCCCTCCGCAGGGAGCGGGGAAGGACCCCAGTGAAGTGCCCCAGGGTGATGGGGGCTGGTGGGTGCTGGCCTTGGTGGGGTGCTCAGCCACcaacccctcctgccccagcagctgagGGCATCGCCTGGCCGAGGCACAGCCCCGGTTAATCCCAGCCCCTTTTCCCACCACGAGGGAAAAAATCCCCCTGCAAGGCTGCCGTGGGatggagctggcagggagggcagggaggagggggctcTCACCCGGTTCTCTCCTTGCTGCTCAAATCCAGGCGTCTTCACATCAGCTCGGCTTTGTCCTGCCTCCAAATTCACGATAAATCACGCACCCGGTGGCGGGATGCTCGATGCGCTTGAGCGCTGGGTGCTGAggatggggagcaggcagcggtgtgagggtgctggggctgccagccctggagATGACATCTCCCACCTGCTTTTTAGCAGCATCAAAAGGGAGAGCTGGTGGGGACCAGCCCAGGGCTGCGGCCGTCCCCGGTGGGATGTGGCCGTCGGGGAGGGTGCTGAGCGCATCTCATTCCTCTGCCTAGGCGATGTCCACGTCGGCATGGCTGACCGGAACGGGCAGCTGGAGGTGGAGGTGATCCAGGCGAGGGGACTTATCCCGAAGATGGGCTCCAAGTCCATCCCTGGTAGgtgggtggggagagagggggtCGGGGACGGAGGGGGAGTGATGGAGACAGGCGCTGTGCCGGGACCGTCACAGGAGCCTGCTCCGAGTCAGTGTTTCTCACCCGTTTTCCAACGCAGCCACCTACGTGAAAGTTTACCTGTTGGAGAACGGCGTCTGCCTGGCCAAGAAGAAGACCAAGGTGGTGAAGAAAACCTGTGACCCGTCGTaccagcagcctctgctcttcGAGGAGAGCCCCCAGGGCAAAGTCCTGCAGGTGACGTACTCCCCGCACAGATGcttggggacagggaggggttAGGGGAACAAGGACAGGGCATGGAAACCCAGCGTCCTCACTGCTGTCCTTCAGACCGCAGCCTCCCTACCCCCCTCACGGCAGGTCCTTTCCGGCCGGGCGCGCTGAGTTTGCCGAGTTTTCCCCAAAACTCCCACCCGGCGAGCGGGGCAGCTCCCCTAAAACCTTCTCTGCCCCGCAGGTGATCGTCTGGGGAGATTACGGGCGCATGGACCACAAGTGCTTCATGGGGATGGCCCAGATCATCTTGGAGGAGCTCGATCTCTCCAGCGTGGTTGCGGGCTGGTACAAACTCTTCCCCACCTCCTCGCTGGCCGACTCCAGCATCGGACCTCTGACGCGCCGCCTCTCCCAGTCCTCCCTGGAGAGCTccaccagcccctcctgcccGTAGGCGGCAGGTTGGTGGGAGAGGCcgggaggggaaaggagacgTCCTGACCTACCAAAACTGCTAGTGGATAGCTGTAAATATCCTGTCCTTCCCTccgccccctttttttttcttttttttctttttttttttttttaaatcctcttccCGAAACAAACCTGCTCTCGACCCGCTCCTCCCCGAGCACGCGTCCCGGCGCGCAGAGTGGGACGTCGGAGGGGGAGCGAGGGCCGTGTGTTTtgaggcagggggaaggagaagcaaaagaaaaaacccccgCCGTGAGGCAGACCGAGGGCTGCGACTGCCGACCGATCCCGAGACTGTTACACACCTTGTCCTGGCACCCTGTCGGAAAGGAATTGAAGCGACGCGTTTCTCTCCTGACCGCCTGGCGAGAGCATCTCGGTCTGATTCATTCAGCGCCGCGGCAAGCAGCATGTTGACGAGGTTTCTTTTCCTTCGATTTCATTTCCTTGCCTCTGAGGAAAAGgtagcttttcaaagaaaaaaactcagaaaaaaatccaactcagcactacttttttttttcccaaggaatgTAGCATCTTCTATTATGTAGCTTGCCACGTGCTAACAACACACTCACTCTCTGCAATATCTAAGAGACTCCGGATTGACGAGAAACATCTGCCAGTCACTTCCCGTTTGTTCGTGTTCCGACACAAATCCTGTGACACTGAGCAAGCACTTCTGGTggccatttttctgttttgttttttaatttttttttctggtagcaTGTAGCCTGTGACCAGTGACATTGCCAAAGcgagagagaacagaaaaaggtgCACTCACCTCACCGAAGCATACGCTGGTCTTATCCTCGTGTTTCACCACTGACTGTGGTCTTGGACGGCCAAAGCAAGACCCAAAATATAAACTCTGTGATGCCTCACGTGAAAATTCGAGTCAGGAGAAGGTGACCTGACAGAGCAGGAATACCGTGATGCTGGTTGATCGTCTGCCTCCCAGCCTCTTCCTCCCGCGAGGGCCAGCTCGAGGTCTGGGATGCTCTCCTCGGGTCTGGGATGCTCTCCTCGGGTCTGGGATGCTCTCCTCGGGTCTGGGATGCTCTCCTCGATACTTGAATTTCAAGTAGGAGCCGAGGCTTTGCCAGACCCCGCGGCAGGACGCACCTTTCTTTAACTCTCGACTTGTTGGTACGCTACAGGGGAACATCTCAACAGCATCTTCTGCTGATCTGGAATTAGGGTGACTGAGAGGTTACGAACAAAGGACTAGATGCTTTGAATTTATTATCAGGATgagtgttttggggtttttgtttgtatgttttgtttgtttgtttttaaagcagcattttggtTCCCCCCGAGGGACCAGTTCTTGTAGCAAAACCGAGAATTACGGAAGCTTTTTTTGAAGGTGCCTAATGAAATTTGCTGAAAATACTCAGGGGAGACACCACTAGAAACTCTGgtttcttcataaaatataCCTAACAAACACAATGACTGTCCTGAAGGATCAGTttccaaaagagagaaaaaaaaccaacacaccaAAAGATCAGCAGTCTTGAGACTAGAAGAGGACAAAAGGTTAATGGGGAATTTTTACCGACCGGATGGCTCTGACCTTCAGTCTTTAACACAAATCAACCCACAGCACAGTTGGGattttttacagttatttattGGCAAAGCAGAGAATTTCACAATGCACAGagcacaacaaaaccaacctgTGGTTCTCCTGGTGACACCAGGAACGATGAACCAGCTCGAACCTGTTGCCACAAcggaacaaaaccaaacttgaaGGAAAAGACTGTTGCGATGAAGCTGTCCCCTCCACAAACCCAAAACCGGGGATCAGCAAAACTCCACTGCTCGGCGGCTGGTTTACCCGACGCCGCCACGATGTTAGCGACAGCGCGTCAAGGAATTTCAGCCGCTGTCGTGGACTTTGGATCTTTACCAAGTCAAAATCACCGTAGACCTCTGAGAAAAGAACAGGCTGGATGCTGCTGACCGGGGATGGAGAGGGGTCTGCTTCAGGACCCCACTGCCTGCCTCGTAAAGGATTAAATCCTCGCCTGCTAGAGCAGCAAGCGCTTGTTCGAGCAGGACGTGCTGAGTTCTGAGCTCGTGCTGAATGGCGACTTACAGGACCGAGGGATGCGCTAGCAGTCTCCAGCGGTTTGAGGAAGCAAACTCGGTGCCCTGACTACGGAAACAGGCATAAACAATGGTTTGAACATGGCGTTCCTTCCAGAGCACGAAGCAGTTATATGAGGTCAACGACGCCTGCACGAGGCTAAACTTTCTCTGCCCCGGCGTGCTGGATTTTTTGAATATACATGAGGGAAGGCATCTTaagaggaaaagctttctgcTCCTTGAAGCTAACgttatttgcttttgctttgccaactctgtttcaacagaaaaatgaaaaatctgccTGTGGTGGGACAATAACCACGTCCACGGGGAAGTGGAATAGCAGCGTGGGCAGAGCCGGGAGCTCTGCAGGTATTTTCTGCTCCCTGGTGTGGACACAGCatcccagccccttccccttccagcACAGAGCTCGCTGGCTGTAAATTTCTCCAGCGAGTTGCAGAGCTTTACTGCGTCCCCCCTCTGTGAGCAACGTAGCGCTTTTCTTGAGACAGAGAACAGAAGCGGATGAAGAGCAGCGGGAACACCGGGACAGCCGGGCACGCAGCCCTAGCAGCAGATGCCTGAGGTCAAGTAAAAGGCTCACTGGTTCTGCACCAGTTGCAAAACCTGCCCGTGCTGGCACGTGGAAAATCCAGGGAAAAGCACTGTCATCTGGAAGGCACACCTGGGTACTCCAGGGAACAGGGAAAATCCAAATCCTCTGGCTTATTTGTTATCATCGCTAGACTGAGGCTGCATTGGAGGATGACAGCGTAGCCAACGCCAGAACAAACTGCACCCCAGTTCTTTTTCCGTGGTGTATTCTCGTTTGCTGCAACGCGGTGGCTTCGTGGGAACGATTCCTCCTGCTCGTTGAGTGACCGGCAAGGTGGAGCCGCCGTGCCAGTGACTTGAAAAGCTTGTCACTTACCCACTAGACTAACTGAAATCCATCAAGACCTTAACTGCTTCACTTTCAGCACTACGCGTCCATTCCCCCCAGGGAGCTGGTCCTCACTTCTCTGGGGAAGCATCTGGGTCAGGACCCACTTTACACTCGTGTGGAAAAACTAAAAGGGGCGAAGAGACCGAAGTGTGCCACGTTTGCATTGCAACATCAGCTCCTCCTCATTTCTGAACGCCTGAGACCATGTGTCAGATGTTCTCCCTCCTCgaacaacaagaacaaaaaagccAAGACACCCACTTGCTTTCTACACACAACACGCCAGAAAACCCACAAGCTTCTGGAccccaggtttttttctgggggaatgttttattgcaaagggcctttttttttaagtactatATGATTTGCAAAAGGTGGCTGCGCTGACTAGGTATTATGCGTTAgattatttcctctctttcctccacCTTCCATCATGAAAGGAAATTCAAACCATTGGACTTTCCAGACATTTTCCCCTAGAAAGAGTAATTCATATTAAACTGAATCAGCTTTGCAGCCCTTTTTATACCCAGCACCCCCAGCAGTAAGCAAGGAGCAAGCAGGACGCAGCACCCACCTGAGACACAGAAGACCTTACTACAGCACAGCTGACAATAGATGCTGGTGTCAGAATCAAGGCACCCTGCTTGAGTAACAAGGATGGATTTTGCCAAAAGAGCCTTGAAATGATACTTAAACATCCCCTAAACGCTAGTAAAAAAAGCGACGGCCACGCAGCGAAACACAGAAGACACTACATGATTTCGTGCCCAGGCCTAAGTTATCCCTGGGTTTTCTACAAGCCTGGAACGGGCTCTATTTGCCAAAGTTGAGTGAAAATTTTCTAGGGCACCAGAAGGTGGGCCAGGCTTCTGGGCTCAATCAGAAATTAGCTCCTGTTTCGTCAACATCGCCGCATGTTGAAAGCATGGGGGGAGGATGCTTAGACAtagttttcctgaaaaaaagtgAGATACAGAACCAATTACCTGCCCAGCAATCAGAAAAGTAAACCTATTCAGTGGCTTTGGAGAATGCCACAGAGCAACTGAGACAGTGGGAAGTATTTCCTCCACGgccagctctcccagctcttAAAACCTTTTCTCCAGAAGCAGTTACCGATGTAGCCCTCGATTGCAAATACGAGAACAGGAGTTCCCACAGGAGCGGGATCAGGGTTCCCTTCGCCGATAGGGAATCACTTCTGTTCACTGTCCTATGCGACTGCTCTAGCAGCGACGAGACTTGAAAAGTCAAGCCTGTATTTGTACGTGTTTGTGCACATCGGTGCACGTGAGAGGAGCTGACACATTTAAATACCTTCGCTTGTTTAAGTGGGCTTGCAAATACTCAGCAGCAGTGAGTACAATTTAAGGGTCTTTACTGATATAAGACCATTTATAAAAACAGCACCGGTGATGTTCTTTCAGGCATAAAGAGTCCACcttctattttcttccagttgACTCAGACGCTTCTTCCCAGGTTGATGTGAAACGCTTGGACAGTGCACATCTGTAAACTTCCTACAGGGTGTGCATTTGGTTACTGATTTggaaaataactgcattttaaaggtCAAGGAACAGTGTTCAGGCACCGTTCTTCCTGACGGCTGAATTCAAAGTCTTAGATGTGTTTTGCAtcacagatggaaaaagataTTAAGagctctctctgctttcctttgggTTTTCATGCCTCCAGACAGATCTGTAAAATTACCTTCAGTAAAAGCAAGGTTTGCATCCTGTGATGTGCCAAAGGCATGACGGCCCGTTCCAATGTTGCTCTAGCAAAGCTGTTTCAACTGGAAGTCTTCCTTCTACTTCATGTTCACAAGCATAGAAAACACCCCAACCCTTGCCTAGTTGTTAGAGGTGCAAGAGTTATGTTTGTGAGCTAAAAAGAAGgctgaaaggctgcagaaaagACTTCCTATGGAAAAAGAAGTGTCTGCAATAAGCAGGGTTGGAATTGGTGGGGTAAAGATGTGCTACGTGTAACGCAGCTGAAGTTATACAAAAGAGACTCAGTGACCAGATGTGACAATAATGCTCACCTTAACTGAGCTGGTCCGTATTTGGGGAAGATTTAGGTTTTAAAAAGTAGACTTGGAAAAATGTACAGTAAAGGGCCTAAGTGTTTGTCTTGCTGTCTGAATAACCGCCACACTGTTTAACCCCGATCATCTGCCTCGGGCACAGACACCAGAACGGAGCACAGTAGCATCTAGGCATCCAGGAGAAAGCAGCTTGGTTTAGCAGCTGCTGCCAAGACCCAAGAGCTGGTGTGACCACTGTGCCTGTCTGGAGCTCTGGTTTTTGGTATACCTcatcctttggtttttttccccaccctcctcctttttctcttttttttaagaaccagAGCTTAGTGCACTCTATCACATTCAGGTTATTTTTTGTTGTAACTGTGCAATGAAGAGCAATGCTACAGGGTGCGCGTTTACCCCCTGCTCCCATGCTGGCTCCTGCGAGCCCAACCTCTGCTTCGTTCAGCACTTGCACTATTGATTGCTGAGCTAAAGGGCAAGGGAAGCAAGAGGCCAGAGTGCTTCTCTGGAGGGAGGGATGATTCGGCTGGACAGTAGGTACCCCCCCTTCCATCTCTCCTGTTAAAAAGCATGTCGATAAACAGCACTCCGAAGGCTGCCCCTTAGCCCGGCACAGGCGGGCGTTTGCCGTCCCGCTCCCCCAACGGTCCTCCCCCCCGCAAAGGGCCGGCAAGGAGGCGAGCATCTCGGATGCGACAAGCCGaggacagtgctgctgctctcgGAGGGGCACCAAACCCTCGCTAAAGCTTTTGCCTGCAGCGCGGACGGAGAGGGAGCctcaggaggaggcagaaagggcGTCCCTCCAGCGGGAGGACAGGTATTGAACATCGATCCCGTTTCCTAATAGGATCGCTGTCTGTATATATCTGCTAGATCCCAGTACtcgctaaaaaaaaaagggaactttGTCCTAACACTTTGCAGTGAGAACCGTGAAGCAATGCTTGATGTCAGAGGGCCTCTGGACGGAGCAGCGCTCCCCTCCTTGTACCCAACTGGCCAGGGACCCTGGCAGCGGATGCCTCTTGAATGTTAGCACTTTGAAGTTGGTGgccttgttttcttaaaagggCTTGATCTTTTCATGCAGTGAAAACTAAATAATCTTCCCCATCATGTTGTCCTACTCCCCACCTCAAAATTAAGCTATGAACAAGCACCTGGACTATTTAAGATATTATCCAGGACTCAAGAATCTGTCATTAATCTCAGAAGTTTATACctcaaatataaaaacatatacatCTGTCTTAGTAAAGTAGCAGCTCCAAGTTTGAATTGAAGTTAGTCCTTTAATTTGACTACTAACAGCaccaggcaaaaaaaaacccaaacccaaaccaaacccacgtaagcacacagagaaaaacatcaatgatttttttagaaGCACCCAAACTGAAGCATTCATCCCATcacaaaattcagaatttataTTCCCCAAACAAGACACCGGAGGGATTTTACCTATACCTTACAAATCTTTAAATGCAGCCTATGCCTTTTAAACTGCGTTAACCCCCTAAAAAGGATGAGGGGGCATAAAAGGGTTCAAGATCCTTAAAGGTACGAGGCAATGAGAGATGCACCCAGAACAACTCAGCCAGCCAGTCACTTCTAACCATAGCCCTCCTTCTCCAGGTAGCTGCTTCAGAAGGCTAAAACGAGTATCTTGACAGGGGTGCATCAGACAAAAGCGACACAACCAAGCAAGGACACAGAAATCTGTGCTACTTCACATTTTCCATCCTGAAGTCCCCAACAAGTTGCATTGAAAAGAATTACCTAAACCAAGAGAGTCCCATTAGATTGGGAAGTTGTCAGAACTCCATTAGCCACGAGTTAATTGCTACTATGAGCTTAGCCTTCAATCTCTAATGAAAAAGGTAGCGGACGTCTCACCATTTGAGTGGCACACGTCAACCTTACGTCTGTGTGCATCCGTTACCcaagggaaaaaggagagttGGGTGCAGAACTCGTACAGGACTGACACACTCACTCTGGGTGGCTTCGTACTTTTGGAAGCCAGGATGCGATCGCCTCAGTGAACAAATTTGGCTGCCTTCACTAGCCCACTCGTATCTTGTGATAAACTTTGCTTTGATGACAGATTCATAAGTTTAACAACTCCACCTTAAAATAAATGCCACAGAGGGGTGAACTAGTTCCATGTTCAAGACAAGGGGATGGGCTTGTGATGGATACTTGAGAATGgtaatagatttaaaaaaagcaaatggcaATTTTATACCTGTGTTATGTAATGTTTTATATGTGCGTGGTCTTTCTTAATGTAAAACTCTTGTATTTTTGTGGTTTATATGCAGCAGGACTGATGGCTGTGAGGGTGCAcgttattttgtaaaatattcttaGCCAGTTTtcccaaggaggaaaaaactgaagtattcacattttcattgGCTTGTACCTGCATGTACAGTATTGGGGCAGCAAGTGAAGATGATTAAAGCCAGCttgaaaacctttttctgtgcttgagTTCAGCTTCTCAAAACATCCagtccaaaaccaaaaaccaaagccaaccctccccccaccccaaaccagatatgctggggaggaggggaagaggaagaaaccctcttttttctgaaaagagcaGGTTTTgactggaggaaagaaatacCATAATTAATATGCAAGCAGAGTACCATCAACTCAAGGCTCACACAATTAGCTGAGCTCTCTCCCCTGCAGCTGCACATAGCCACCCCCAAGCCTAAGGAAAACTGGCCTTCATATCTGTTCTTTAGGCGACTCCTAAATCCCCCCAGCCTTTCATATTCCCACTGTTACCGCTTTTTGTAAAAGCTTAAAATTTACCTTTTGGATAGGCCTCGGTCAGGTTTTGTTGAACATTAGCGTAAAGCtgcatttaataataatttaagtTCTCCCCGCAGCCACAGCTGCGGGAATGCTGCGTTTACCCACGCCCCGAGGCTGGGAGTCTCTCTTGTATATAAAAGCGTCCACTGACCTGATTCTGCCTCTGCTGAGCCTGGTTCTTTGCATGCTGATCGTCCTGAGCTTTCAGGCAAACACTATTCTCTCCTGGCATTTGGGACGCAGCCCTGCTACAAAGCAGATGGAGTTGGTCTGATTTGGCTGAAAGGCTCCAAAATCCCCACACCTGAAGTGAACAACTCACACCAGTGACAGCAGTGTTTAACACAATCTGTTACGCCGTTTAAAAACACGGTAAGTCAGTTGAGGTTtcactgcaatattttatttgggaATTTACATATACACAGGATAAAGTAGACCACAGAAGTCTGACTTCTTGCTCACGCTGATGAGTTTAAGCAGTTGTGTTCTACtgaagatgagaaaagaaatctgacCCACCCACTTCTTATGCCTAGattaaaatgtcaaaagctAGCCGGGAAGGGGTACCAGGATtacacaggaacaaaaaaaatatgaaaaaagtataaattagGATGTCATagtcattttaaaagtgtaagaAAACTTGCAGTGGGCTCTCAGCCCTTGATAAGTTAACTCTCAGTTAGATTGTTAAAAGTTAAATACATCAATACCACATATTAGACAGAAAAGCCACTCTGAAGTGCAAGTTTCACATTCCAAACAGCTTGCCCCCACACTGTGCGAGAATCCTGCTTGCTCacggggggagggagaggggtcTTCAAAATGACTTTGGTTCCAATGAGGGTTGGCGAGCCAAGCACAGCGAGGCCTCAGCTCCGGAGAACTCCACTCAAGGGAAGAGGTAGCAAGGCTTGCTTGCCCCTGGGCGTGGGTTAAAATCCAGTTCCTCAGCACCAAACAAGGTGTCCACCCCTCTGCTAATCAAAACCCCTACTAATACTAGAGTTTAAGTGATTCTTAAAAGGCCTGACATGACAGGCAGTATTAAGTACAGATTTCCCAAGTTCCTCGGTCACACCTCTGCTAAGATACCCAGCAGGACGTTAAGTGCTACCCAGAAGCATTAGTGGAGGTTTGTGCAAGGAGGGGGTCCACCCCAGAAGTGTGCATTGACTGTGCTAGATACAGGGGAGCTCATGTTCTGATCACTGAGGTTTCACCGTGTCTGACAGTGAAAAGGCAGAGATGGGTCTCTGTTATGGAAAGAGGTTCAGGCTGGGCAGccagccagaaagaaaaaaccctgaatgTCTCATGGAGCAGTTTCgaagaacagaacagaaggcaaaaatgGTCACAACGCAAGGGATCATTTCCACATCGGGGTGCTGAGGGACTGATTGCTTCCCTGGGCACCGCCTCCACCCATTGACTGTCCATATCCCATCATGCCATTAGCTCCATAGAAGTTCATCCCAGCCATCTGCTGGGTCATCTgcaaaggggagaggagagaagtcAAGGCTATGTCAAGGAGACCGACAGCCCACAGCAGTCACAGGTAAAACTCTTGCTCCCCAACACATTACAGGCGTAAGCAAGGTCTTCTAGAGAGTTACGGTGAACAGAAGTCACTGGCTTCTCAGGCGTACGCCCATCTAGCAAGCTgaggaagttttc
The Gymnogyps californianus isolate 813 chromosome 22, ASM1813914v2, whole genome shotgun sequence genome window above contains:
- the RIMS3 gene encoding regulating synaptic membrane exocytosis protein 3 translates to MFNGDASSSAARNVVRSSSISGEMYNIEKSARGSADSVTITASKKRRSSLGAKMVAIVGLSQWSKSTLQLNQTEGGPKKLRSNIRRSTETGIAVEMRTRVTRQGSRESTDGSTNSNSSDGTFIFPTTRLGAESQFSDFLDGLGPGQLVGRQTLATPPMGDVHVGMADRNGQLEVEVIQARGLIPKMGSKSIPATYVKVYLLENGVCLAKKKTKVVKKTCDPSYQQPLLFEESPQGKVLQVIVWGDYGRMDHKCFMGMAQIILEELDLSSVVAGWYKLFPTSSLADSSIGPLTRRLSQSSLESSTSPSCP